GGCGCCATCGCCTTCGCTACGGGCAGGGGATAGCCATGCCGCGCGACCGCTTCGAACCGCGCACTCTCGATATTACCCGTGCCTCCCCCGACGGCCGTGTGCTGGTCGTGCTCGAGTGGCTGGACGAGATCCACTTCGGCCCCCCGTACTACTCCCTCTGGATGCGTCCGGCCGGAAGTACCGACCTGCTCGGACCGGGTCGAGGTCGATACCACGGTGGTTTCGCCAGGTTCTCACCGGACAGCCGCTACTTGGTAATCGAGCGGTGGAAGAGCCTGCGCACGCCCGACAACGAGGTGGTCCTCTGTGATCTGGAGTTGGCGCGGGAAACCGTGCTTCTCGCAAGTGGACCGCGCTTTCTTCGCGAGGCGACGCGCGTTGGCAACGACTGGCGGCTCAGCCTGGAGGGCTTCGACGGCAGCGCATGGTCCCGAAGCTTGGAGTCGGTGGGAACGGAGGACGCCTGGAAACCGCTCGGGTGGTGGGAGCCGGTTGACGAACGATAGGATGTGCACGTCCTGTCTTTCGTACTCCTCTGATGTTGGTCCGGCGCGAGCCCCGTCGGGGCTCGCGCGCGGTGTGCGGCTCAGCGACGGCGGCGTCGTAGAGCGACCAGGCCGAGAGCCAGGGCGGCGAGCGCGCTGCCACCCCGCGGCGCGGAGCCCGGCGTCGCGCAGCCGCAGCCGCTGTCGTCTTCCGACTTCGTGCCGCTGCTGCCACCGGAGTTGAAGCCACCCGCGCCGAAGCCGCCGGTGTTGGTGCCACCGGTGCCGGTTCCGCCCGTGCCCGTGCCGCCCGTGCCGGTGCCACCGGTGCCCGTGCCGCCCGTGCCGGTGCCACCGGTGCCCGTGCCGCCCGTGCCGGTACCGCCCGTGCCGGTACCGCCCGTGCCACCGGTGCCCGCGCCGGCTGCGCCCGCGGCGCCGGCTGCTCCCGCGGCGCCGGCTGCGCCGCCGGTTCCTCCGTCGGCGGCCGCGCAGGGCGCGAGGGGCGTCGCGCTGTTCTTGGGCGCCGGGGTGGCCACGTCGAAGTCGGCGGCGTTGTCGTCGGTCTCGACGCAGCCGCCACCCTTGCGGATGGCCGCCTCGGTGTTGCTCAAGCCGCCCGCCGCCGCGCTGCCCTCGAACTGCTGCGCGCTGCCGTAGCCGACGAAATCGATGACGTCCGAGCCCAGGGTGCACTGTGCGCCGTTGTCGCCGCAGTCCGCCAGGGCTGGGCCTTCACCGACCGTCTTGGTCAGAGCCACCTTGCCGTTGGAGCTGCTGAGACCGATGTCCGACGTCGCGTCTGGAGTCGGCAGCGCGGCGCCGTTGGCGCCGTTGGAGTTGAGCGAGATGAGGTAGTAGCCACCCGCGGGGACGCTGGCGTTGGGCAGAGCGAGGTTATCGGCGTCCGACGGGTTGCCGCTGAACTTGCCACCGGACGACGCGTACTGCAGCCACAGGCCGCTGAGGGACACCGCGGATGTGCCGCGGTTGAACAGCACGACGTAGTCGTGGTCGAGGACTGCGGTGCTGTTGCCACCGCCGCCGTACACCTCGGCGATGACGAGGCCGCTCGAGAGCGCTTCGCTGTTTTGCGCTACGGGCTCCGGCGCCGCCGCCTGCGAAGAGCAGGCCTGAGCTACGAACAAGGCGCCGAGAGCGACGCCGAAAGAAAGGATGCTGAGCTTTTTCATGGGTCCACCTCTCGCGGATGAAGGGAACGAGGCTACGGGCGGCCCGCGAGGGCACCGTGACGTGGATGTGAAGTTTTCGCGACGTCCAGAACGCGCGGTTTCCGCGGCGGACCGACAAACCCATCAGAAACTGCGAGAGACTCGAGGATCAGCGGCGGGTGGCGTCCCGCGCGTTCTTGATGCCGAGCGCCAAGAGCACTGCGGAGGGTGCGAGCCAAAGCAGGGCGTACGCGGGATAAGTGGAGAAGCGAGCATGCTCCACGACGCGCATCAGCGCCTGCAGCAGCCGATAGGCGCCGAATAGCGTACCGATGCCGCCGTAGGCGACCGCCACCACGGCCCAGGGCAGGTTCGGTGTGCCGCGCAGCAGATGCACCGCGTTGACACTCACCAGCACCAGCCACAGCGCCGTCATCACGGACACCACGATGATGATCACCATCAACAGCTGCGCGAACGCGTTCGCCATGGCTTCGCAACCGGTGAGGGTGAGGGCCAACGACAACGTCAGGAAGCGGAATCTTCTCGGCACGGCGGGATCCAATCGCAAGAAGTGTGACCACGTCGGAACGGCGTGCGATCGGAGTCCCGTAAATTCGAGAGTGCGACAGGAGCGTCGCGTCCGCGAAGACGGCTGCGCGCTCGGCGTGCCACCTTTTCACACGTGGGCCAGCGCTCGACAGAGCTCGAGCAGCAGGCTCTCCGTTTCCGCCCAGCCCATGCACGGGTCGGTGACGCTCACACCGTAGCGGAGCTCCGACGAGATCGGCTGGTTGCCGGCGAACAGGTGGCTCTCCAGCATCAGGCCTACGATGGAGCGCGTGCCGCCGACGACCTGCCGCACGCACTCCCGGGCCACCAGCGGTTGGCGCGCGGGGTCCTTTTCGGAATTGCCGTGGCTACAGTCGACCACGATCTTTTCCGGCAAGCCGGCCGCCCGGAGAGATGCTTCGCACACGCGAACGCTCGCGGCGTCGTAGTTCGTTGCGCCGCCGCCGCCGCGCAGCACCACGTGGGCGTGGCGGTTGCCGCGCGTGCGGAACACGGCGGAGCGGCCATCTTGCGTGATGCCGAGGAAGTGATGCGGGCTGCGCACCGACTCCAGCGCGTTGATGGCCACCGACAGCGAGCCGTCGGTTCCGTTCTTGAAGCCCACGGGGGACGAAAGCCCCGACGCCATTTCGCGATGGGTCTGCGACTCCGTGG
This portion of the Polyangiaceae bacterium genome encodes:
- a CDS encoding 3-deoxy-7-phosphoheptulonate synthase; amino-acid sequence: MSDRLFNVNVAESELLPTPEEIKRELPLSQRAEALVFGARQVVENILEGRDPRLFVVVGPCSIHDLTAAREYAARLKALADRVGQRLYLIMRVYFEKPRTTVGWKGLINDPDMDDSFHIEKGIRLARGLLIELAELGLPAATEALDPIMPQYLSELITWTAIGARTTESQTHREMASGLSSPVGFKNGTDGSLSVAINALESVRSPHHFLGITQDGRSAVFRTRGNRHAHVVLRGGGGATNYDAASVRVCEASLRAAGLPEKIVVDCSHGNSEKDPARQPLVARECVRQVVGGTRSIVGLMLESHLFAGNQPISSELRYGVSVTDPCMGWAETESLLLELCRALAHV
- a CDS encoding lamin tail domain-containing protein, giving the protein MKKLSILSFGVALGALFVAQACSSQAAAPEPVAQNSEALSSGLVIAEVYGGGGNSTAVLDHDYVVLFNRGTSAVSLSGLWLQYASSGGKFSGNPSDADNLALPNASVPAGGYYLISLNSNGANGAALPTPDATSDIGLSSSNGKVALTKTVGEGPALADCGDNGAQCTLGSDVIDFVGYGSAQQFEGSAAAGGLSNTEAAIRKGGGCVETDDNAADFDVATPAPKNSATPLAPCAAADGGTGGAAGAAGAAGAAGAAGAGTGGTGGTGTGGTGTGGTGTGGTGTGGTGTGGTGTGGTGTGGTGTGGTNTGGFGAGGFNSGGSSGTKSEDDSGCGCATPGSAPRGGSALAALALGLVALRRRRR